The region acaagaatataatatatagatTAAAATAGATATACATAAATAGATTAATATACTATAATGGATAGAATGAGTGATGAACGGTATTACATAAATGTGATGAACAACCATTAAGTAATAAGTATGGTATTACATAAGTGTAACGAAATGGGCGGGGGGGTGGAGGGCGGTTATGATAGAATTACATGGCCAATTGATCAATTAGTTTGAGTCTGAGACCAAAAATCCCAATCCCAAATATTAACTTGATTTTGTagttttgaattttgaatCTTTGCGGtggaattattaaacataTCTTCCGGAGAATCtattttaatctttttagATTCCGACATCGTGAAAGTTTGAGTCGgtgaagaatttgaaggacttatttctaaatcatctaattttctttttttcaaattattactttCCATTGGAGTTGGTGGgattaaattttgtttgtttgaaatagaatttgttgaagttgaatttgaatttgtagagaaattaatatttttattattgatgcAATTGAAAACGgaatataaagaatttctatcaattttataatttgacTGTggtaatgaagaagaagagaaTTCTGGAtgactattattattattgttattattgcGTAAGAATTTAGAATCCATGATTAGATTcttgttattatttgttattgATACATTTACAACATCTTGGTctcttaatttttgaatattttttgtaatttttttctttcctgtaccattaataaaatcacTTACTGCTTTGGGGATTGGTTTGACTAATTCTAAATCATGATCATTTTTACCTAAACAATCACCTAGAGTGGACAGGAATAAATCCATAGGAGAGTTTGATAACAATTCTCTACGATGTTTGTATCTTGATATGATTTCCATCTTGttgatatttaattgtttcaaattcaattcttcatttttaaaaggaTTATCATTTGAAGCGGAAGTCATATTTAATGCAggattaaaatttattggtTGAATATTTGAGAAAGGTGAAAGAGAAtttatagaattattattttttaacattGAGTTTGAATTGGAAGGAGaatttataattgtttGAGAAAGAGTAGCATTATTTTGTAAGTTTGGAGTAGTACCTGTAGTCATGATTGTTTGAGGAGTACCTTTATTTGATGCAGAAGgagattttttctttatatttgtgGACGAAGATGGGGTATTtgcatttgaatttgaggTGGAATTGGAAGTAgagtttgaatttgatgattGTTGTTTGGATCTTATATTTGGAGGTATGGATGATTTCCTTGTATTTTTGGATGGAGAAATGGATTGTGGATGAGATGGGGAATTTGCATAAGCTCTTTGAGAGGATGCTTTTGATTGTTGTGCTTGAGCTTGGGCCTGAGCGTGGGCTTGTGCTTGAGCTTGTGCTTGCGCTTGCGCCTGGGCTTGTGCTTGAGCTTGAGCTTGTGCCTGGGCTTGCGCTTGTGCCTGTGCTTGCGCCTGGGCCTGAGCTTGAGCTTGAGCTTGAGCTTGAGCTTGAGCTTGTGCTTGTGCATGTGCTTGTGCTTGTGCTTGTGCTTGTGCTTGTGCCTGAGCTTGAGCTTGAGCTTGAGCTTGTGCCTGAGCTTGTGCTTGAGCTTGTGCTTGTGCTTGTGCTTGAGCTTGTGCTTGTGCTTGTGCTTGAGCTTGTGCTTGTGCCTGAGCTTGCGCCTGAGCCTGAGAATtcatttgattattttgcATTTGATTATAAATGTTTGGTTGAGAATTACTCTGTTTCCTTTGGAATTGCAATTGAGGAGTATTTTGAGATTGCGATCTAGAATGAGGTTGTTGAGACATAGAATTCGGAGAAGGAGATTGTTGGTAATGGAATTGCTGCTGAATGTGTTGAATGGAGCCTTGTACACGTTGTTGGTTTTGGGAGATGTTGTTGtattgttgctgttgttgctgggattgttgttgttgttgttgctgttgtgATTGTGGCTGAGATTGAGGTTGGGTTTGTGGTTGAGATTGTTGCTGAGTTTGTGGTTGCGACTGTGGTTGAGTTTGAGATTGAGATTGAGCTTGACGAATCATCTGTTGTCTCTTCAAGATTTGTATTTTCATGGATTCCCAATATTTCTGATACTTGACAATCAGTTTATCCACGGTATCCAATTTAACGACATAGATCCCCTTGGAACATTTTTCTATGATTTCTTTAACAAAGATACGCAATTGCAATACTTCCTTCAAGAAGTTTTCGTTTTTAGTGAGGATGTAGACTTGAGGAGTGTAGTTACTCACTTGAGCAAACAATTGTTGgtttaattgtaatttacGTTTGATTTCATCTCTTTCTTGCATGGAAAGTGAGTTTGTGATATCGGATAATCTTAGAGGAGTTCTTGCGGCTTCGGCCGAGATCCTCTTGACGATTTCTATATCTTGTTGTGTAGGAGCAAAAGCTTGCATTATAGATTGACGAGGAGGAGCAGCGGCAGTAGCAGCAGCCTGAGGAGGGGCAGCAGGATTAGAAGAAGGTGGAGGAGGAGCAGGAGCATTTGAGTTTGCAGATGCAGGTACTTGAGAAGGAGGTTGGTTGTTTGcattgttgttgttgttgttgttgttgttgttgttgttgttgttgttgttattgttattgttattgttattgttattgttattggcGGATGCAGAAGCAGGTGCGTTTGCATTGGCATTTGATTGTTGTCGTTGTAATTGTCTAATGGattgtatttttcttaGAGCTTTTTgattgatatattttctaataaatgcttgtttattaaattgaGCAGCAGTGGAAGGGGTGCAATGgtttttttgaaaagtcTTGCATGCCTCCATGGCTTCTTGTAACAGGGCCTTTTGTTCATCTGGAGAGAAAATCTGATGGATTTGGCCAAGAACGTTTGGAGGTTCTTGTTGAGGTTGTTGTTGAGATTGAGgctgttgctgttgaggctgttgctgttgaggctgttgttgttgaggctgttgctgttgttgctgttgttgttgaggttgttgttgctgttgctgttgctgttgctgttgctgttgctgttgctgttgctgttgctgttgctgttgttgttgttgaggACGTTTTGCATATAACAACTGTTGATGTAGCTTGTAAACTTCTTTAGCAGCCTTCATGTCAGAAGCAGAAAGACGACCTTGTTGTGCTAGTTCTGTAATTTGTTGCCATGTGTTTACACCTGGTGGAATACGTGGTAACCTATCCAGTAACTCTTGTGGGATGGGGGCTATTTTCATCTGGTTAATGatctgttgttgttgtgaGGTGAATTGTGGACGTGGTGGAGCAGGACTAGCAGTTGGTTCTGATGGTTGGTGTGGAGCATGTTGGTTACGTAGCTGTTGAGCGACTTGTTGACGAGCCTGAGCTTGTTGGTTTAAAAACATCTGAGGATTCATCTGAGGGTAAGCCTGAGCAAGGTTTTGCGGTTGCTGTTGGGATTGAGGTTGCTGTTGAGATTGTTGTGACTGGCCTTGCCCTTGGCCTTGCGACTGACCCTGCGGTTGCATTTGTGCTTGCATCTGCATCTGCATGGAATGTTTCTGTTGAGCCTGTGCCTGAGCCTGTGCTTGCACTTGACGTTGTTTATTCTGTTGTAGAATCAAATCCTTCTTCCGTTTATCGAGGGTCTCGCGCATCTTACGCACCTTTTCGTGCATGTTATCCATATATTCTTTCTTGGAGGAGCTTTTCGTATATAGCGCAGCTTCGAAGTTCTTAGCATGGACTTTCATATTCTGAGCTGTATCGGAGTTGCCGCCATTGATGGTGTTAATGTTCATCAGCACTTGAAGTAAGTCCTGGACATTCTGGGCACGTTCTTCTACACTAGCTTTGGCCTCCATAGTATAGACAAATAGATGTATTTAGGAGCGTGGTATTTAAAAGTGATAGTGAGAGAGGAGAGACAGTAGGTAATACTGAGAAGGCTTTTTGGAAGatgttttgttttattttgttttattttttttattttttgaaggTTGATGGATGGTAACTCTGAATATATGTAATTTAAAGTGAATATATTCTTACTTCTTGTAAAAGGGTCGTTGTTCTGTGGGGTGAAAAGGTGGGTAAAAGAGTATATAATATAAGAATCAATTAGTTCTTTTTTAAGTTGTTTAGTTGGACAAGAACCGACGACCACGCTATTTTTAAGCGTGCGGCGATGGCCGGCGCGGCACGGGGCGATGAAAACGAGGGCGAAACGAGAAAGCGAAAGAGAGCAAGAAAAGAGAAACGCGAGAAAAAGAGGGCGACTGACCGACCGGGTAACAGGGGTTGCCGACGGGAAACCAGTGGGAAACCAGTGGGAAACCAGTGGGAAACAGGCGGGAAACACTGGGAAAGGCGGAAGAAACAAATGCGAAACAGATGCGAAACAAGAGGGAGCACGTGAGAAGCACGTGAGTAACAAGACcgaagaaagaaaaaaatttgtatGGGAGAACCTTACCCGCCGTCATGCACGTGCTGCACACGTGTCAAGCGGGGAATATGTATAGTCGCCCGATCGATCTCGGAGCGATGGTGTGTGTCACGTGCCACGTGCCACGCCCACACACCCAGCTCCGTTTACGGAGCTCTTTTTTTAgggaatattttttttaatacaatattttctttttcggCCGGCCCGTGCTCTTTATATAGTCAGTAAGAAAAATTTGTGTTACCCGGCCATcacatttttttcatgttttttttcctaGCCAATTTTCTTGCTGCCACCCGTGCACCTCCACGTGCTAAAAAATTCGGGCTTGTTTGACACGTGATCTGTAGCACGTGCTTCTTGCCTATATTTGGATCATGTGCTCCGCCCGGACATCTAGCTTTTCCATCCGCACACCACGCATTTACCACCCATACATCCCACCCGCACACCCTCCCGAAATATCGAGGCCACGTAGCCTTTGCACGGCCACGTAGCCTCTACGCAACCTGTTAAGTCCATACGCTTCTCCAGATCCCCCTTCCCCACGTCCTATATAAACTAAGGTCGAGCCAAAGCTCTTTATAATAACCACATAAAGACGACCCAAACAACTCCAAGACAATGGCTGCCACTTCAAAAGACCCCGCTCTTGAGAAAGAAAAGACCCCGCAGACCCTGGACACAACGGGTTCCAACCCTAGTGACACAATAGACAGCCCTAAGGACCTCTCTAGCAAGAGCGCTAGCAAGAGCGCTAACAAGAGTGTAAACAACACTTTACCTTGGGATACAATTGAATCTATCGTTTCCCCCATTTTACTCACGCTATTAGCTTGTTCTGTTAGAATGAAAGATATAAACAAGAATAAAGTCTCTACATGGGATGAAGCTCATTTCGGTAAATTCGGTTCTTATTATCTAAGACATGAATTCTATCATGACGTTCATCCACCTCTAGGTAAAATGTTGGTGGGGCTCTCGGGTTATATCTGGGGATATAACGGTTCGTGGGATTTCTTGGGTGCCCAACCTTTCCCTGAAAACGTTCCCTACGTGAAGATGCGTCTTTTCCAAGCGCTTCTGAGTGCATTATGTGTACCATTAAGTTATTTCACTGCAAAGggtttaaaattttcattaccAAGTGTTTGGTTATTGAGTTTAACTGTATTATACGAAAATTCTTACACAACTCTAGCTCATTTCGTTCTACTAGATTCTATCCTTATGTTTTTCACCACTTTATCATTCATGTGTTTTGTTTATTACTATCAACAAGGAGCCCACCCTTTCTCTAAGGCTTGGTGGGGGTGGATGGCTGCAACAGGTATTTCTATCGGTTGTACCATCTCTGTTAAAATGGTCGGTTTATTTATGGTTTCTGTAGTAGGGATCCATGCTGTCGTAGATCTCTGGAACCTTTTGGGTAATAAACGCGTCTCGCGTATTCAATGGTTTTACCATTTAGGGGCCCGCATTCTTTGCTTGATTGTGCTCCCCTTTTCCGTATTCGCGCTATCTTTCAAGATCCATTTCGATCTATTATACAAATCAGGAACTGGTGATAAAGTGATGCCCTCCCTTTTCCAAGCCTCTTTAGAAAACACTACTGTGGGCCAAGGTCCAAGAGACATTTATAAGGAAAGTTCTATCATCACTTTAAGAAATATGGGTATTACAACTCAAAGCGTCTTTTTACATTCACACCCACAAAGGTTGCCAGTCGGATCTAAACAACAACAAGTCACTGGTTATACTTTTgctgatgataataataaatggtATTTCCAAAACCCTATCATGGATGATGACgcttatttgaattataatattaatttccCTCCTCAAGATACAGATTTCATTCTGAATAATATGACTTATTCTTTGGCCCATTTAAACACAGGTGCCACATTACACTCGCATAATTTGGAATCGCCTGTTGATAGGTTGGCTTATGAGGTAACTGGTTATATAGGTGATAGAAATGATAATTGGCAAGTAgaaattttgaaacaaGAATCTGCTGAGGAAGATACTTCCGTAGTACACACAATGACCACTATTTTCAGATTAAAGCATTCCATCAATGGTTGTTATCTTGCCTTTACGGGTAATAATTTACCTGAATGGGGGTTCAAACAACAAGAAATCGCTTGTATCAAGGATTCGAGcaagaataataaatatacttGGTGGATGATTGAAGATCATGAGAATCCAGATGCTCCACCAAAACCTAAAGATTTCAAATACCCAAAACCAGGATTCTGGTCCATGtttttctatttaaatAGAGCCATGATGGCCACGAACAATGCTTTGAAACCAGAAACTGATAAATTAGATCCTTTATCTTCAAGAGCTTGGCAATGGCCAACTTTAAACAAAGGTTTAAGATTGAACGGTTGGGATGAAAATGGTAAccgttattatttaatgggTACACCTTTAACCACCTGGTCTTCTTCACTCTCCATCATTGgattttctattttcatCTTATTCAGATTCATTAGATGGCAAAGACAATGCGATTCCAAACTTTTGTTCCCTCATGATATGCATCAAGTCATCATTGCAGGTGTATATCCTTTAATTGGTTGGGCATTACACTTCTTCCCCTTCGCTTGTATGGGTAGAGTCACTTATgttcatcattatttaccAGCATTATATTTCGCCTTAATCCTATTGTCCTTTATTTTCGAATTTTCTCTCAAAGGATTAGGAGCAAATAAATCCACTAATTTGATTAGACTAGTCATTTATTCAACTTTCGCTTTATTAACTTTACTAtgtttttcattcttttcTCAAATGTCATATGGGATGACAGGCCCACTCgaaaattataatagtaTGAATTGGTTAAAGGATTGGAAAATAGGTCAAGACAATTATAcaatcttttaattgactatataaatatgtatatgCACTTTTATATACCCCCCCCCCCTCTCCGTgtaatattcaatatcaCTTTTACTTATtatgtttgtttgttttttcatTCATCCTCGATTGGAATGACGTGCCATAGGAGGAGGAGACAATACATGACTCAATTTATAACGTTCATCAACCACTTCACTATACTCTGGTACGTTTTCATATTCAGGTGGTGATAACAATTTAATGTCTTGATACATGGGTGGTACTTCTTCTTCCCATGATATACCAAGTCCACTTCGTTCACAAACTGGTAATTTGAATTGCATGGTCAATACACGTGCCGCACCAGTCGGTACACTTACTAACCTTGAGCCTTTCACATTTCTTCCACGTTGATTTCCTCTATTAGCAAACATTGGCGAAATTTCTGCTAATCGTTGATCCACTTCACGTTTTCGTGGATTTTTAGCATCTGTTCCATTCTCAATTTGGATTTCTTCCTCTGCTACTACGATCTCTAATGATAAGTTATGTGTCACATATAGTCCCAACGAATGATCTTGAATATCAGGAGTAATGCCAGTAGGTTTAATGGCTGGTGTATACATCGGTTTGCTAGAACTACAAAATTTGATAGGATTAGTCAAGCCAGAATCTAAATCCATTATATCGAGATCAGTCATTAAACTGATACACCCTTCCTCTCCATGGAAATCACTCTTCCATCCAGATTTCATCTCATCTTGTTTTAACACTCTCACTTCTTCGGTAAATATACTAGATCCACtttgtttttgttgttCGATCTCTTCTAACCGTTGTCGTTCTTGTGTTTCCTCCATTTCTTCTCTCATTGCATCATCATTGGgatgaaaaaattcttcttcttcttcttcgcCTTCATCATCAACTATTCCAACTCGATTCGAACGTACTGGTTCaggattattattattatttcccATGTTACCTTCACAAAGTGTAACATTCACTTGCGGGGTTAATGTACCATATCTTTTAATCTCCATCTTGggcttcttcttcaattcttcatctCGTTTCCGTATCATTTcttccaatatttttaattcataaCGATGATTAGAACAAACATATCCTCGAAATTTAGTCTTTTCTTCAATCTTCCATGATAATTTACGCATCTTCCATCTTTTATTCCCCTGTGTAATACCATCTattcttaattttaatgGGAACGTAGATTTAGGTGAAACATAACTTGGTAATGATGCAGATGCAGTCATCTTTGTTGGTGGGAATACTCTTACTGGTGTTCTCATAGAGTGATGGGTATACGCTCgtttaattataatagGCAAACTTAATTCACAGAGTTGTTCCTCACCAAAAGTATCATGATTACGACATGGATCAAGATAATTGATTGTAGCTATTAATtcataattgataataatttgagcACCAGAACCTAAACATGCACTAGCAGGTAATGATCCatctaataaatatgaaaatggGAATTGATAATTTCCAACTTGGAAATCCCGACtcatattttgtatttccCATTCTTTTATAactgtttttttaatattacaGTTCAaacattttgaaattttttctgaATCTAATAAAANNGGTTTATTTATGATAATATTCtgaattaatgataatgtgattgaattaaatttgatcTTAGTATATCCAGA is a window of Henningerozyma blattae CBS 6284 chromosome 5, complete genome DNA encoding:
- the GAL11 gene encoding Gal11p (similar to Saccharomyces cerevisiae GAL11 (YOL051W); ancestral locus Anc_7.81), which codes for MEAKASVEERAQNVQDLLQVLMNINTINGGNSDTAQNMKVHAKNFEAALYTKSSSKKEYMDNMHEKVRKMRETLDKRKKDLILQQNKQRQVQAQAQAQAQQKHSMQMQMQAQMQPQGQSQGQGQGQSQQSQQQPQSQQQPQNLAQAYPQMNPQMFLNQQAQARQQVAQQLRNQHAPHQPSEPTASPAPPRPQFTSQQQQIINQMKIAPIPQELLDRLPRIPPGVNTWQQITELAQQGRLSASDMKAAKEVYKLHQQLLYAKRPQQQQQQQQQQQQQQQQQQQQQQQQQQPQQQQQQQQQPQQQQPQQQQPQQQQPQSQQQPQQEPPNVLGQIHQIFSPDEQKALLQEAMEACKTFQKNHCTPSTAAQFNKQAFIRKYINQKALRKIQSIRQLQRQQSNANANAPASASANNNNNNNNNNNNNNNNNNNNNNNNNNNANNQPPSQVPASANSNAPAPPPPSSNPAAPPQAAATAAAPPRQSIMQAFAPTQQDIEIVKRISAEAARTPLRLSDITNSLSMQERDEIKRKLQLNQQLFAQVSNYTPQVYILTKNENFLKEVLQLRIFVKEIIEKCSKGIYVVKLDTVDKLIVKYQKYWESMKIQILKRQQMIRQAQSQSQTQPQSQPQTQQQSQPQTQPQSQPQSQQQQQQQQSQQQQQQYNNISQNQQRVQGSIQHIQQQFHYQQSPSPNSMSQQPHSRSQSQNTPQLQFQRKQSNSQPNIYNQMQNNQMNSQAQAQAQAQAQAQAQAQAQAQAQAQAQAQAQAQAQAQAQAQAQAQAQAQAQAQAHAQAQAQAQAQAQAQAQAQAQAQAQAQAQAQAQAQAQAQAQAQAQAQAQAHAQAQAQAQQSKASSQRAYANSPSHPQSISPSKNTRKSSIPPNIRSKQQSSNSNSTSNSTSNSNANTPSSSTNIKKKSPSASNKGTPQTIMTTGTTPNLQNNATLSQTIINSPSNSNSMLKNNNSINSLSPFSNIQPINFNPALNMTSASNDNPFKNEELNLKQLNINKMEIISRYKHRRELLSNSPMDLFLSTLGDCLGKNDHDLELVKPIPKAVSDFINGTGKKKITKNIQKLRDQDVVNVSITNNNKNLIMDSKFLRNNNNNNNSHPEFSSSSLPQSNYKIDRNSLYSVFNCINNKNINFSTNSNSTSTNSISNKQNLIPPTPMESNNLKKRKLDDLEISPSNSSPTQTFTMSESKKIKIDSPEDMFNNSTAKIQNSKLQNQVNIWDWDFWSQTQTN
- the TBLA0E02320 gene encoding uncharacterized protein (similar to Saccharomyces cerevisiae PMT2 (YAL023C) and PMT3 (YOR321W); ancestral locus Anc_7.76) translates to MAATSKDPALEKEKTPQTLDTTGSNPSDTIDSPKDLSSKSASKSANKSVNNTLPWDTIESIVSPILLTLLACSVRMKDINKNKVSTWDEAHFGKFGSYYLRHEFYHDVHPPLGKMLVGLSGYIWGYNGSWDFLGAQPFPENVPYVKMRLFQALLSALCVPLSYFTAKGLKFSLPSVWLLSLTVLYENSYTTLAHFVLLDSILMFFTTLSFMCFVYYYQQGAHPFSKAWWGWMAATGISIGCTISVKMVGLFMVSVVGIHAVVDLWNLLGNKRVSRIQWFYHLGARILCLIVLPFSVFALSFKIHFDLLYKSGTGDKVMPSLFQASLENTTVGQGPRDIYKESSIITLRNMGITTQSVFLHSHPQRLPVGSKQQQVTGYTFADDNNKWYFQNPIMDDDAYLNYNINFPPQDTDFILNNMTYSLAHLNTGATLHSHNLESPVDRLAYEVTGYIGDRNDNWQVEILKQESAEEDTSVVHTMTTIFRLKHSINGCYLAFTGNNLPEWGFKQQEIACIKDSSKNNKYTWWMIEDHENPDAPPKPKDFKYPKPGFWSMFFYLNRAMMATNNALKPETDKLDPLSSRAWQWPTLNKGLRLNGWDENGNRYYLMGTPLTTWSSSLSIIGFSIFILFRFIRWQRQCDSKLLFPHDMHQVIIAGVYPLIGWALHFFPFACMGRVTYVHHYLPALYFALILLSFIFEFSLKGLGANKSTNLIRLVIYSTFALLTLLCFSFFSQMSYGMTGPLENYNSMNWLKDWKIGQDNYTIF
- the TBLA0E02330 gene encoding uncharacterized protein (similar to Saccharomyces cerevisiae LDB19 (YOR322C); ancestral locus Anc_7.75), with the translated sequence MVFEVFTNLYSNNDNIGQVENDPIQVSIDIESPPCILYGSVQESSGSILSGLLNINVRNPYRDIDCISTPDLSTTLTNLSLNSQHSITTASINHSYDNSSRLKTNQILSGYTKIKFNSITLSLIQNIIINKPXLLDSEKISKCLNCNIKKTVIKEWEIQNMSRDFQVGNYQFPFSYLLDGSLPASACLGSGAQIIINYELIATINYLDPCRNHDTFGEEQLCELSLPIIIKRAYTHHSMRTPVRVFPPTKMTASASLPSYVSPKSTFPLKLRIDGITQGNKRWKMRKLSWKIEEKTKFRGYVCSNHRYELKILEEMIRKRDEELKKKPKMEIKRYGTLTPQVNVTLCEGNMGNNNNNPEPVRSNRVGIVDDEGEEEEEEFFHPNDDAMREEMEETQERQRLEEIEQQKQSGSSIFTEEVRVLKQDEMKSGWKSDFHGEEGCISLMTDLDIMDLDSGLTNPIKFCSSSKPMYTPAIKPTGITPDIQDHSLGLYVTHNLSLEIVVAEEEIQIENGTDAKNPRKREVDQRLAEISPMFANRGNQRGRNVKGSRLVSVPTGAARVLTMQFKLPVCERSGLGISWEEEVPPMYQDIKLLSPPEYENVPEYSEVVDERYKLSHVLSPPPMARHSNRG